Proteins encoded by one window of Kribbella italica:
- a CDS encoding isoprenylcysteine carboxyl methyltransferase family protein — protein MDPSLWWYVVLVLLVGLERVAELVVSLRNAAWSFGQGGVESGKGHYPFMVVLHTGLLAGCLVEAIVADRPFVPALGWTMLAVVLLAQGLRWWCIGTLGKQWNTRVIVVPGLSLVARGPYRLLRHPNYVAVVLEGIALPLVHTAWVTAVVFTVLNLPLLAVRIRAEETALDTALTGGGSAPPAHPPAP, from the coding sequence ATGGACCCGTCGTTGTGGTGGTACGTCGTACTGGTGCTCCTGGTCGGCCTGGAACGGGTCGCGGAGCTGGTCGTCTCGCTGCGCAACGCGGCGTGGAGTTTCGGGCAGGGCGGGGTGGAGTCCGGGAAGGGGCACTACCCGTTCATGGTGGTGCTGCACACCGGGCTGCTGGCCGGGTGCCTGGTCGAGGCGATCGTTGCCGACCGCCCGTTCGTACCGGCGCTGGGGTGGACGATGCTGGCCGTCGTACTGCTGGCGCAGGGATTGCGGTGGTGGTGCATCGGCACGCTCGGGAAGCAGTGGAACACGCGGGTGATCGTCGTACCGGGGTTGTCATTGGTTGCTCGCGGCCCCTATCGGTTGCTCCGGCACCCGAACTACGTGGCGGTGGTGCTGGAGGGGATCGCGCTGCCACTGGTGCACACGGCGTGGGTGACCGCGGTGGTGTTCACGGTGCTGAACCTGCCGCTGCTCGCGGTCCGCATTCGCGCCGAGGAGACGGCACTGGACACCGCGCTGACCGGCGGCGGCTCAGCACCGCCCGCGCACCCGCCGGCCCCGTGA
- a CDS encoding FAD-dependent monooxygenase gives MIDLLVAGSGPAGAATAIRAALAGLEVVVIEPREGPIDKACGEGIAHSAAAYLSRLGVQFEGRPFHGIRYLDASHSVDARFSAGPGLGVRRTELQRGLRQRLDALGVPVVRARVGEISQTSSSVTAAGHTARYLAAADGLHSPIRRQLGLAAAPARSSRAALSFGGSRSSSRPAGAGASSARRGLRQHFFVRPWSDLVEVYWSTLGEAYVTPVADDLVGVAVLTSARGSFDDHLRAFPRLRARLGDAPPASGVLGAGPLRQRVRRRVAGRVLLVGDAAGYVDALTGEGIAVALRTSAELVDCIRDDRPEDYEAAWRRVSWECRALTASLLWARNRSLLAPRIVPAAAALPGVYGAIVNRLT, from the coding sequence GTGATCGACCTCCTCGTCGCCGGTTCGGGGCCTGCGGGAGCCGCGACGGCGATCCGGGCGGCGCTCGCCGGGCTCGAGGTGGTCGTGATCGAGCCTCGTGAAGGACCTATCGACAAGGCCTGCGGGGAGGGGATCGCTCACAGCGCCGCCGCTTACTTGTCGCGCCTGGGGGTGCAGTTCGAGGGTCGGCCGTTCCACGGCATCCGGTACCTCGACGCTTCGCACTCCGTCGACGCCCGCTTCAGCGCCGGCCCTGGGCTCGGGGTCCGCCGTACCGAACTCCAGCGCGGTCTACGGCAGCGCCTGGACGCTCTTGGTGTACCTGTCGTCCGCGCTCGGGTGGGCGAGATCTCGCAAACCTCTTCCTCGGTCACCGCCGCCGGCCACACCGCCCGCTACCTGGCCGCCGCCGACGGTCTCCATTCACCGATCCGCCGCCAGCTGGGCCTGGCCGCCGCCCCCGCCCGCTCCTCCCGCGCTGCCCTCAGCTTCGGCGGCTCCCGCTCCTCTTCCCGCCCCGCGGGGGCGGGCGCGAGTTCGGCGCGGCGGGGCTTACGGCAGCACTTCTTCGTCCGTCCCTGGTCCGACCTGGTCGAGGTCTACTGGTCGACCCTCGGTGAGGCCTACGTGACACCCGTCGCCGACGACCTCGTCGGCGTCGCCGTCCTCACCTCGGCGCGTGGTTCCTTCGACGACCACCTCCGCGCCTTCCCCCGCCTGCGCGCCCGCCTCGGCGACGCGCCGCCGGCATCCGGCGTACTGGGTGCTGGGCCACTGCGTCAGCGAGTCCGACGCCGCGTCGCGGGACGTGTCCTGCTGGTCGGCGACGCCGCCGGTTACGTCGACGCGCTCACCGGCGAGGGGATCGCGGTGGCGTTGAGGACCTCCGCCGAACTCGTCGACTGCATTCGTGACGACCGCCCCGAGGACTACGAGGCCGCCTGGCGCCGTGTTTCCTGGGAGTGCCGCGCGCTCACCGCATCGTTGCTCTGGGCCCGCAACAGATCGTTGCTCGCTCCCCGCATCGTCCCTGCCGCGGCCGCGCTACCAGGTGTCTACGGCGCAATCGTCAACCGCCTGACATGA
- a CDS encoding helix-turn-helix domain-containing protein, whose amino-acid sequence MITAPDLVVAVGPALFETVVAGQGDTEVRDVFLADPQEPATGGPGDLVLGLGLRNAEEAVELLERCAAGNASGVVLRTGLAQEPAVVATAERWLLTLIALQPTVTWAHVVWLLRGVIDRAAAPDSPAAGDAGVHQELFALADAAAAIVDAPVTIEDNQSRVLAYSSQQDLSDTDPTRVSTIVGRRVPAEVIAHFRARGIFRRLARSSEPFLVPDGPNGIRPRLVVPVRAGGEWLGSIWAVVDGPVSQEVTEELSNAASVLALHLLRLRAQADVARRSAIDRLRTVLRQFSPEAPVEVRLPSPPWRVVALNSPDGYDVPQQLDLWESLGRRQGWSEPLLADLDGTVFAVVSDGEAVPGSWRWLRKLVGDQAKDNPGTAAAAGGRARYPADLPSSRAEAVELLNLVRRGVARGPALRVEQAWHVLTVHRAVTSLDTTKMDGPLATLLRHDIENDTAFVDTLEAWLNHPGQPQQAAKDLHLHTNTLRHRMKRIGEIARLDLADPRERLALQLQIASVRTEH is encoded by the coding sequence ATGATCACCGCGCCTGACCTGGTCGTTGCCGTCGGCCCAGCCCTGTTCGAGACCGTCGTCGCGGGTCAGGGAGACACCGAAGTGCGGGACGTCTTCCTCGCCGATCCGCAGGAACCGGCGACCGGTGGGCCCGGCGATCTGGTCCTCGGGCTCGGCCTGCGCAACGCCGAGGAGGCGGTCGAGCTCCTGGAGCGCTGTGCCGCCGGCAACGCGTCAGGCGTCGTACTGCGGACCGGTCTGGCGCAGGAGCCGGCTGTAGTCGCTACGGCGGAGCGCTGGCTGCTCACACTCATCGCGCTCCAGCCGACCGTGACCTGGGCGCACGTGGTCTGGCTGCTCCGCGGCGTCATCGACCGGGCGGCCGCACCTGACTCCCCCGCCGCTGGTGACGCTGGGGTCCACCAGGAGCTGTTCGCCCTGGCTGACGCGGCCGCGGCGATCGTGGACGCGCCGGTAACCATCGAGGACAACCAGTCGCGGGTGCTGGCCTACTCCTCCCAGCAGGACCTGTCCGACACCGACCCGACCCGGGTGTCGACCATCGTCGGCCGCCGCGTGCCCGCTGAGGTGATCGCCCACTTCCGCGCCCGGGGCATCTTCCGGCGGCTGGCCCGGTCGAGCGAGCCGTTCCTGGTGCCCGACGGGCCGAACGGCATCCGCCCGCGGCTCGTCGTACCGGTCCGGGCTGGTGGTGAGTGGCTGGGCTCGATCTGGGCGGTAGTGGACGGCCCGGTGAGTCAAGAGGTCACCGAAGAGCTCAGCAACGCGGCCTCGGTGCTGGCACTGCACCTGCTGCGACTCCGGGCGCAGGCGGACGTTGCCAGGCGCTCGGCGATCGACCGCCTGCGCACTGTGCTCAGGCAGTTCTCTCCTGAGGCGCCGGTAGAGGTCAGACTCCCCTCACCGCCCTGGCGGGTGGTCGCACTGAACTCACCCGACGGGTACGACGTACCGCAGCAGCTGGACCTGTGGGAGTCGCTAGGTCGCCGCCAAGGCTGGAGTGAGCCGCTGCTGGCCGACCTGGACGGCACTGTGTTCGCTGTGGTGTCCGACGGTGAGGCTGTGCCCGGCTCCTGGCGCTGGCTGCGCAAGCTGGTGGGCGACCAGGCCAAGGACAACCCCGGTACGGCGGCCGCCGCCGGTGGGCGCGCCCGCTACCCCGCTGACCTCCCCAGCTCCCGTGCCGAGGCGGTGGAGCTGCTGAACCTCGTACGGCGTGGTGTTGCGCGCGGACCGGCGCTGCGGGTCGAGCAGGCCTGGCACGTACTGACTGTTCACCGGGCGGTCACCTCGCTCGACACCACCAAGATGGACGGGCCGCTGGCCACGCTGCTGCGGCACGACATCGAGAACGACACCGCGTTCGTCGACACGCTGGAGGCGTGGCTGAACCATCCGGGCCAGCCACAGCAGGCCGCGAAGGACCTGCACCTGCACACCAACACGCTGCGGCACCGGATGAAGCGGATCGGCGAGATCGCGCGGCTCGACCTGGCGGACCCGCGGGAACGGCTCGCGCTGCAGCTGCAGATCGCGTCGGTCCGCACCGAGCACTGA
- a CDS encoding NAD(P)/FAD-dependent oxidoreductase, whose translation MVAAGSTTHIVPDRVAIVGAGMVGLATAWFLQERDIEVTVYDREGVAAGASWGNAGWLTPGLATPLPEPAVLKYGVRAVLSPSSPVYVPPTASPRLLSFLTRFARNSTAGRWKTAMESLVPINRQALSAFDLLAKAGVEAETYEAKSFLAAYRTTEERAVLLDEIEHIHAAGQGIEFEAITGDDAREIEPSLSDEIGAAIRLHGQRFINPGDYVQLLADSVVARGGRILSGENVADIVDGIRDTRVVTADGASEQYDAVVMATGAWLGDLARRFGVRTVVQAGRGYSFSVPMAHVPAGPVYFPAQRIACTPLGDRLRVAGMMEFRKPDAKLDPRRIDAIVEAARPLLRDADLDARTFEWVGPRPCTPDGLPLIGATSSPRVFAAGGHGMWGITLGPITGQLLAETITTGRRPAELAPFDPLR comes from the coding sequence ATGGTCGCTGCTGGTTCAACCACACACATCGTCCCCGACCGGGTCGCCATCGTCGGCGCCGGCATGGTCGGCCTCGCCACTGCCTGGTTCCTCCAGGAGCGCGACATCGAGGTCACCGTGTACGACCGTGAGGGTGTCGCCGCGGGAGCGTCCTGGGGCAACGCGGGCTGGCTCACGCCGGGCCTCGCGACCCCGCTTCCGGAGCCCGCGGTGCTCAAGTACGGCGTACGCGCTGTCCTGAGCCCGTCCTCGCCGGTCTACGTACCGCCGACCGCGAGCCCGCGGCTGCTGTCCTTCCTGACCCGGTTCGCTCGCAACAGCACCGCCGGGCGCTGGAAGACGGCGATGGAGTCGCTGGTCCCGATCAACCGGCAGGCCCTGAGCGCCTTCGACCTGCTGGCCAAGGCCGGGGTCGAGGCCGAGACGTACGAGGCCAAGTCGTTCCTCGCGGCGTACCGGACCACTGAGGAGCGCGCGGTGCTGCTCGACGAGATCGAGCACATCCACGCCGCCGGCCAGGGCATCGAGTTCGAGGCCATCACCGGCGACGACGCCCGGGAGATCGAGCCGTCTCTGTCGGACGAGATCGGCGCGGCGATCCGGTTGCACGGCCAGCGCTTCATCAACCCCGGCGACTACGTCCAGCTGCTCGCCGACTCGGTCGTCGCCCGCGGCGGCCGGATCCTCAGCGGCGAGAACGTGGCCGACATCGTCGACGGGATCCGCGACACCCGCGTGGTCACCGCCGACGGCGCGAGCGAGCAGTACGACGCGGTCGTGATGGCGACGGGTGCGTGGCTCGGCGACCTGGCGCGGCGGTTCGGCGTCCGGACCGTCGTACAGGCTGGTCGTGGGTACTCGTTCAGTGTCCCGATGGCGCACGTACCGGCCGGACCGGTGTACTTCCCGGCGCAGCGGATCGCCTGCACGCCGCTGGGCGACCGCCTCCGGGTGGCCGGGATGATGGAGTTCCGCAAGCCCGACGCGAAGCTCGACCCGCGCCGGATCGACGCGATCGTCGAGGCCGCCCGTCCGCTGCTGCGCGACGCCGACCTGGACGCCCGCACCTTCGAGTGGGTCGGACCGCGCCCCTGTACGCCGGACGGCCTCCCGCTGATCGGTGCCACGTCGTCCCCGCGGGTCTTTGCCGCCGGCGGGCACGGCATGTGGGGCATCACGCTCGGCCCGATCACCGGCCAGCTCCTGGCCGAGACCATCACCACCGGCCGCCGTCCCGCCGAGCTGGCGCCGTTCGACCCACTCCGCTGA
- the trxA gene encoding thioredoxin, whose protein sequence is MATVELSQQNFDEVVGSDGLVLVDFWAEWCGPCKMFGPVFEKSSEEHSDITFGKVDTEAQVELAQAFEIRSIPTLMAVRDGVVLYSQPGALPAPALEDLISQLRAVDMEEVRAQIAAHEAEHGSEPHTH, encoded by the coding sequence GTGGCAACGGTCGAGCTGTCCCAGCAGAACTTCGACGAGGTCGTCGGTTCCGACGGGCTCGTCCTGGTGGACTTCTGGGCTGAGTGGTGCGGTCCGTGCAAGATGTTCGGGCCGGTGTTCGAGAAGTCCTCGGAGGAGCACTCGGACATCACCTTCGGCAAGGTGGACACCGAGGCGCAGGTCGAGCTCGCGCAGGCGTTCGAGATCCGGTCGATCCCGACGCTGATGGCGGTCCGGGACGGTGTCGTCCTGTACTCGCAGCCGGGGGCGCTTCCGGCGCCGGCGCTGGAGGATCTGATCAGCCAACTGCGTGCGGTGGACATGGAAGAGGTCCGGGCGCAGATCGCGGCGCACGAGGCCGAGCACGGGAGTGAGCCGCACACGCACTGA
- a CDS encoding aldo/keto reductase: METRRLGRLEHHSSVLIYGAAALGGVDQDTADASIQEALEAGVNHFDVAADYGDAELRLGPRMGEIRDRIFLATKTGRRTYDEAWSEINRSLERLQTDRIDLIQMHAVCDLENLDLVTGKGGSLEAAVRAKEEGMVGAIGITGHTAQAPAVHREGLRRFDFDSVLTPLNYRLSTDPQYADDYAALVEAVQASDAGLMTIKMIARRNWADGEEKTYDTWYRPFDEQRYITAATAWLLNGHPEITGLATAGETRLLRQMVVAEQERSELTPEAAAAILDEVHDYASPFVDIPI, from the coding sequence ATGGAGACTCGACGGCTGGGCAGGCTGGAGCACCACAGTTCGGTCCTGATCTACGGCGCCGCGGCGCTCGGTGGGGTCGATCAGGACACCGCCGACGCGTCGATCCAGGAGGCGCTCGAGGCCGGTGTCAACCACTTCGACGTGGCCGCCGACTACGGCGACGCGGAGCTGCGGCTGGGGCCGCGGATGGGTGAGATCCGGGACCGGATCTTTCTCGCGACCAAGACCGGCCGGCGGACCTATGACGAAGCGTGGTCGGAGATCAATCGTTCGCTCGAACGGCTCCAAACCGATCGGATCGACCTGATCCAGATGCACGCCGTCTGCGACCTGGAGAACCTCGACCTGGTGACCGGGAAGGGTGGGTCGCTCGAGGCCGCCGTACGGGCCAAGGAAGAGGGCATGGTCGGCGCGATCGGCATCACCGGGCACACCGCCCAGGCGCCGGCGGTGCACCGGGAGGGGCTGCGGCGGTTCGACTTCGACTCGGTGCTGACGCCGCTGAACTACCGGCTCTCGACCGACCCGCAGTACGCCGACGACTACGCGGCGCTGGTCGAGGCCGTACAGGCCTCCGACGCAGGCCTGATGACGATCAAGATGATCGCCCGGCGGAACTGGGCCGACGGCGAGGAGAAGACGTACGACACCTGGTACCGGCCGTTCGACGAGCAGCGCTACATCACGGCCGCGACGGCCTGGCTGCTCAACGGGCACCCGGAGATCACCGGGCTGGCGACGGCCGGCGAGACCCGGTTGCTGCGGCAGATGGTGGTCGCCGAGCAGGAGCGGTCCGAACTGACGCCGGAGGCCGCGGCGGCGATCCTGGACGAGGTCCACGACTACGCGTCTCCGTTCGTCGACATTCCGATCTGA
- a CDS encoding conjugal transfer protein, whose product MSWWRTVLNLPPKGEHWSDQRRTKKPKGRPQNTAPEWWQHPDGPVSPTPRQAQGVAAQYSAPPPATGGVMAPPRRPQGPETPRTANQPPQHAAAPGQRPPERLRQRSAHGAHAAPQPPRGPVEPGQTPWATEPESSFSTWARRFFRGLVVAVLLLAAISGVRSWVRPTTGTNGGTVANQSGFPADEARSVATRYAVSYLNWDEGNPEARPAQISLDLAAGLDARAGWNGRGKQTANAAYPGEVKVDSGGVTAVVDVRVQVRPFIKQARGWAGQAYSWQRVAVPVARASSRVVASGPPTFVADERVALPDNMPDAGVPDDDLAAATLRDAQAFFSAYAESDAKVEAVAAPGAAIRSLNGAVKLGELKDWQVFTGNDDERRATGAVTWKGTGDTTLDQTYTLTLRRTVAADGAQRWQVAAVG is encoded by the coding sequence ATGAGTTGGTGGCGAACGGTCCTGAATCTGCCACCCAAAGGTGAGCACTGGTCGGACCAGCGACGGACGAAGAAGCCCAAGGGCCGTCCGCAGAACACCGCACCGGAGTGGTGGCAGCACCCCGACGGCCCGGTGTCACCCACCCCTCGCCAGGCACAGGGCGTCGCCGCGCAGTACAGCGCGCCGCCTCCGGCCACCGGTGGGGTGATGGCGCCTCCGCGCCGGCCCCAGGGCCCGGAGACTCCTCGTACGGCGAACCAGCCGCCGCAGCACGCCGCCGCTCCCGGCCAGCGACCCCCGGAACGTCTTCGCCAGCGCTCTGCGCACGGAGCCCACGCGGCACCCCAGCCGCCGCGTGGACCGGTGGAGCCGGGCCAGACGCCCTGGGCGACCGAGCCGGAGTCCTCGTTCTCGACCTGGGCACGGCGGTTCTTCCGCGGCCTGGTCGTCGCCGTGCTGCTGCTCGCGGCGATCAGCGGCGTCCGTTCCTGGGTCCGGCCCACCACCGGGACCAACGGCGGCACCGTGGCCAACCAGTCCGGCTTCCCCGCCGACGAGGCCCGCTCCGTCGCGACCCGGTACGCCGTGTCCTACCTCAACTGGGACGAAGGCAACCCGGAGGCCCGTCCGGCGCAGATCAGCCTGGACCTGGCCGCCGGGCTCGACGCCCGCGCCGGCTGGAACGGGCGAGGCAAGCAGACCGCCAACGCGGCCTACCCGGGTGAGGTCAAGGTCGACTCCGGGGGCGTCACGGCAGTCGTCGACGTCCGGGTGCAGGTGCGCCCGTTCATCAAGCAGGCCCGCGGCTGGGCCGGCCAGGCCTACAGCTGGCAGCGCGTCGCCGTACCGGTGGCTCGAGCGTCGTCCAGGGTCGTCGCCAGCGGCCCCCCGACGTTCGTGGCCGACGAGCGGGTGGCGCTGCCGGACAACATGCCGGATGCCGGCGTACCGGACGACGACCTGGCCGCGGCCACGCTGAGGGACGCCCAGGCGTTCTTCAGCGCGTACGCCGAGTCCGACGCCAAGGTCGAGGCGGTCGCCGCTCCGGGGGCCGCGATCCGCAGCCTGAACGGTGCGGTGAAGCTCGGTGAACTGAAGGACTGGCAGGTCTTCACCGGAAACGATGACGAACGCCGGGCCACCGGTGCCGTCACCTGGAAGGGCACGGGGGACACCACCCTCGACCAGACCTACACGCTCACCCTGCGGCGGACCGTCGCCGCGGACGGAGCCCAACGATGGCAAGTGGCTGCCGTCGGATGA
- a CDS encoding ATP-binding protein, which yields MKIADKLLNLVGVGRERGLPPPRLVAIADGLLVTERSAEAWFLISVANTDLATEGEQDAALDAAVSAAATILGDRLSHLKVVWGRSTGQDYLDSVAGHYRLGDHEAWAQTRADRIDEMRMPERYVALGVHLSDRDPRATAQVRGSISDALGTTSWRVSARELAHLDERVRKLARQLGSTVWRAHTAPAEVISWLVSREMHRGAVAAPRRGLITGASLARLTAGRVVPYTDHLRIYDTRGQIAAYTTVLAMTDFPEELETPGAGEWLRTLSEIKAIDDDGDEIDVTVEASVRFRVLTKKTARHLVDETRKSAKEQRRSAAKGTAEETADEIVETERIMREVKRDINRSGLTLVEDHPRLLVSADTREDLEAYVDAVIAHYADRGITVAAGADEQRDLWLESLPGDQLRVPDLGHVRESTAFFGSWFWGGASIGDATGPSIGYLTGSTPGLVRFDAAAGSALGDATTTLFLGRSGRGKTTAAMLGGLDSAFAGAWVPLLDLKGDAAGVSAVAAEYGVPTAVIEITAQFSGAADLLRVLPVDDALLQAPSQLMLLLPPHLRGAAEAPVMAATRAEIQSPDPSSWGVIQRLCASESETTRTVGFALRDLVETGLGSVVAGPPSGLSSLTTNPGLWVVQMPGLTLPSPESAPESWSPIERVGMACLRGCLAWMVRTTGRREFRGRSKVVIVPEVHLLTKTPDGASFLDYIARVGRALGASLVLDTQDPASILKLPGLVEQITTLFAFSLRSREQVDSLLELLGRPQTAPYQTLVRGINTAANGKSIRHGHCIMRDRWDEVATVQIDIPSQRVADLLRTTPESEHALEPTQPIPTLPEDIDPFAEDEEDDALLPEPAATATAQAEAHTTLDPEPLQDAPLQDAPLQDAPLQDAPLQDTPLRGDPLQGTPPPAVPAHSTPAYGPAADGTPAPGVPLHGTPSQGLPVDGTPAPGMPIHDTPPPSVPTQGPSAPAQHTPSHGVAAYGTSAHDNPTQNGLPGQNAPAQATPAHGVAAYGTSAHDNPVQDTPAPGPAAHGTPTQPAHLQDTPAQGSPLAPPPATTSAAPNGTHPTPHPPVAQQSGTAPAPLSPNGNGHTPHPTHHEAPIGPDEVYDQEADDPGYNKAMYTPDETPSKKEHVG from the coding sequence ATGAAGATCGCGGACAAGCTCCTGAACCTGGTCGGCGTCGGTCGTGAACGCGGTCTCCCGCCGCCACGCCTGGTCGCGATCGCCGACGGGCTGCTCGTCACCGAGCGCAGCGCGGAGGCGTGGTTCCTGATCTCGGTGGCGAACACCGACCTGGCCACCGAGGGCGAGCAGGACGCCGCCCTCGACGCCGCGGTGAGCGCGGCCGCGACGATCCTCGGCGACCGGCTCAGCCACCTCAAGGTGGTCTGGGGCCGTTCGACCGGCCAGGACTACCTCGACAGCGTGGCCGGCCACTACCGGCTCGGCGACCACGAGGCCTGGGCCCAGACCCGTGCCGACCGGATCGACGAGATGCGGATGCCGGAGCGGTACGTCGCGCTCGGCGTCCACCTCAGCGACCGCGACCCGCGCGCGACCGCGCAGGTCCGCGGCTCGATCAGCGACGCACTCGGTACGACGTCCTGGCGCGTGAGCGCGCGCGAGCTCGCGCACCTCGACGAGCGGGTCCGCAAGCTGGCCCGCCAGCTCGGCTCGACGGTCTGGCGGGCGCACACCGCGCCGGCCGAGGTGATCTCCTGGCTGGTCAGCCGCGAGATGCACCGGGGCGCCGTCGCGGCCCCCCGCCGTGGTCTGATCACCGGCGCCTCGCTGGCCCGCCTCACGGCCGGACGAGTCGTCCCCTACACCGACCACCTGCGCATCTACGACACCCGCGGCCAGATCGCGGCGTACACGACCGTGCTCGCGATGACCGACTTCCCCGAGGAGCTCGAGACCCCGGGCGCGGGGGAGTGGCTGCGGACGCTGTCGGAGATCAAGGCGATCGACGACGACGGCGACGAGATCGACGTCACCGTCGAGGCGTCGGTGCGTTTTCGCGTGCTGACCAAGAAGACCGCGCGGCACCTGGTCGACGAGACCCGGAAGTCGGCCAAGGAGCAGCGGCGCTCGGCCGCCAAGGGCACCGCCGAGGAGACCGCCGACGAGATCGTCGAGACCGAGCGGATCATGCGCGAGGTCAAGCGCGACATCAACCGTTCCGGCCTGACCCTGGTCGAGGACCACCCGCGTCTGCTGGTCAGCGCGGACACCCGCGAGGACCTCGAGGCGTACGTCGACGCCGTCATCGCGCACTACGCCGACCGCGGCATCACCGTCGCCGCCGGCGCCGACGAGCAGCGCGACCTGTGGCTGGAGTCGCTGCCCGGCGACCAGCTCCGGGTGCCCGACCTCGGCCACGTCCGGGAGTCGACCGCGTTCTTCGGTTCGTGGTTCTGGGGCGGCGCGTCGATCGGTGACGCCACCGGTCCCTCGATCGGTTACCTGACCGGTTCGACACCGGGCCTGGTCCGCTTCGACGCGGCCGCCGGTTCGGCCCTCGGCGACGCGACGACCACGCTGTTCCTCGGCCGCTCCGGCCGAGGCAAGACGACGGCCGCCATGCTCGGTGGCCTCGACTCGGCCTTCGCCGGCGCGTGGGTCCCGCTGCTCGACCTGAAGGGCGACGCCGCGGGCGTCTCGGCGGTCGCCGCCGAGTACGGCGTACCGACTGCTGTCATCGAGATCACCGCGCAGTTCTCCGGTGCCGCGGACCTGCTCCGCGTCCTCCCGGTCGACGACGCGCTCCTGCAGGCACCCTCCCAGCTGATGCTCCTGCTCCCGCCGCACCTGCGCGGCGCCGCCGAAGCACCGGTGATGGCGGCCACCCGCGCCGAGATCCAGTCCCCGGACCCGTCGTCCTGGGGCGTCATCCAGCGCCTCTGCGCGTCCGAGTCCGAGACCACCCGTACGGTCGGCTTCGCCCTGCGCGACCTGGTCGAAACCGGCCTCGGCTCGGTCGTCGCCGGCCCACCGTCCGGCCTGTCGTCCCTGACGACGAACCCGGGCCTCTGGGTCGTCCAGATGCCAGGCCTCACCCTGCCCTCTCCCGAGTCGGCCCCCGAGTCCTGGTCCCCGATCGAACGCGTCGGCATGGCCTGCCTGCGCGGCTGCCTGGCCTGGATGGTCCGTACGACGGGCCGCCGCGAGTTCCGCGGCCGCTCCAAGGTCGTCATCGTCCCCGAGGTCCACCTCCTGACGAAGACCCCCGACGGCGCCAGCTTCCTCGACTACATCGCCCGCGTCGGCCGAGCCCTCGGAGCCTCGCTCGTCCTGGACACCCAGGACCCCGCGTCGATCCTCAAGCTCCCCGGCCTGGTCGAGCAGATCACCACCCTCTTCGCCTTCTCACTACGCTCCCGCGAACAGGTCGACTCCCTGCTGGAACTGCTGGGCCGCCCCCAGACGGCGCCGTACCAAACCCTCGTCCGAGGCATCAACACCGCCGCCAACGGCAAGTCCATCCGCCACGGCCACTGCATCATGCGAGACCGCTGGGACGAAGTCGCCACCGTCCAGATCGACATCCCCAGCCAACGCGTAGCCGACCTCCTCCGCACCACCCCGGAGTCCGAGCACGCCCTAGAACCCACCCAGCCCATCCCCACCCTCCCCGAAGACATCGACCCCTTCGCCGAGGACGAGGAAGACGACGCCCTCCTCCCCGAACCAGCCGCCACAGCCACAGCCCAAGCCGAAGCCCACACCACCCTGGACCCCGAGCCCCTCCAGGACGCCCCTCTCCAAGACGCCCCTCTCCAAGACGCGCCTCTCCAGGACGCGCCTCTCCAGGACACACCTCTTCGGGGCGACCCTCTCCAGGGCACCCCACCTCCCGCCGTCCCCGCCCACAGCACCCCGGCCTATGGCCCGGCCGCCGACGGCACCCCCGCCCCCGGCGTGCCCCTCCACGGCACCCCGTCCCAAGGCCTACCCGTCGACGGCACCCCCGCTCCCGGCATGCCTATCCACGACACCCCGCCTCCCAGCGTCCCCACCCAGGGTCCCTCGGCTCCCGCCCAGCACACCCCGTCCCACGGCGTAGCCGCCTACGGCACCTCCGCCCACGACAACCCCACCCAGAACGGCCTCCCGGGCCAGAACGCCCCCGCCCAGGCCACCCCAGCTCACGGCGTAGCCGCCTACGGCACCTCCGCCCACGACAACCCCGTCCAGGACACACCGGCTCCCGGCCCCGCCGCCCACGGCACACCGACCCAGCCGGCCCACCTCCAGGACACCCCCGCCCAAGGAAGTCCCCTCGCACCCCCACCCGCAACAACTTCCGCCGCCCCCAACGGCACCCACCCCACGCCCCACCCCCCGGTAGCCCAGCAATCCGGCACCGCCCCCGCCCCCCTCTCCCCGAACGGCAACGGCCACACCCCCCACCCCACCCACCACGAAGCCCCCATAGGCCCCGACGAGGTCTACGACCAAGAAGCCGACGACCCCGGCTACAACAAGGCCATGTACACCCCCGACGAGACCCCCTCCAAAAAGGAGCACGTCGGATGA